The proteins below come from a single Microcoleus sp. FACHB-831 genomic window:
- a CDS encoding alpha/beta fold hydrolase, whose amino-acid sequence MSVLEGSWKHEYIISNGIRLHYVTQGEGPLMLMLHGFPEFWYSWRHQIPEFAKNFKVVALDLRGYNESEKPPQQSAYVMSEFIKDIEGVIKGLGYESCVLAAHDWGGAIAWCFAYDRPSMVEKLIVLNIPHPARFIEGLRTPPQLLRSSYIFFFQLPGLPEWGLQVNDYAAIETAFLGMAVDKSAFSKADINAYKDAAAKRGALTAMLNYYRNASQSLARPQWGILETPTLMIWGENDTALGKELSYGTEAYVRDFSIKYIPNCSHWVQQEQPVLVNQYMREWLADYSVS is encoded by the coding sequence ATGTCCGTCTTAGAAGGTTCTTGGAAACACGAGTACATTATCAGCAACGGCATCAGACTGCACTATGTTACGCAAGGGGAAGGCCCTTTGATGCTAATGCTACATGGATTTCCTGAGTTTTGGTACTCGTGGCGGCATCAAATACCAGAATTTGCCAAAAATTTTAAAGTTGTAGCTCTTGACTTGCGCGGCTACAACGAAAGCGAAAAGCCGCCACAACAATCGGCTTACGTGATGTCTGAGTTTATTAAAGATATTGAGGGAGTAATTAAGGGATTAGGGTACGAAAGTTGCGTGCTTGCTGCTCATGATTGGGGAGGCGCGATCGCTTGGTGTTTTGCTTACGATCGCCCTTCTATGGTAGAAAAGTTAATCGTATTGAATATCCCTCACCCTGCTAGATTCATTGAAGGTTTGCGTACTCCTCCACAACTTTTACGCAGTTCGTATATATTCTTTTTTCAGCTACCCGGACTACCAGAATGGGGGCTGCAAGTTAACGATTACGCAGCAATTGAAACGGCTTTTCTGGGTATGGCTGTTGACAAAAGTGCTTTCAGCAAGGCAGATATTAATGCCTACAAAGATGCTGCTGCTAAACGCGGTGCATTGACGGCGATGCTTAACTATTACCGCAACGCATCCCAGAGTTTAGCTAGACCGCAGTGGGGTATTTTAGAGACACCGACACTGATGATATGGGGTGAGAACGACACAGCACTTGGTAAAGAATTATCTTACGGAACAGAAGCTTATGTCAGAGACTTTAGTATCAAGTACATCCCCAATTGTAGCCACTGGGTTCAGCAAGAGCAGCCCGTGCTTGTGAATCAGTATATGCGAGAGTGGCTCGCGGATTATTCTGTTTCGTGA